Proteins co-encoded in one Ruegeria pomeroyi DSS-3 genomic window:
- a CDS encoding M48 family metalloprotease produces the protein MAFDRVSRLASIPALVLVTALWLVTAGTASAITLLRDPDIENGLEELAFPILRAAGLNPRRVKLLVVDDSSLNAFVLDHNAIFIHSGLIQKVARADILQAVIAHEAAHIANGHIARRIGNFENAQTLSKLGLALSLIAAAAGSGDAAAGIAAGTQSSALRGFLKHTRAEESAADNSAASYLRWSDISLRGLVDLHRTFAGQELLSVGRQDPYMQSHPLTRDRIRNAEAFLQSYGDKAPGNPNAEYWFARVRGKLSAFSRSSKWTLGRAAEEQHRDIRLMREAIAWHRDRNLARARAAIDGAIALRPEDPYYVELKGQILMEHRQTQSAVATYKQAVDLAPNNALILAGYGRALLSAGQDRAALDVLERARAREYRDLRMLRDLAVAYAKLGNDGMASMVTAERYALQGRPEDALIHAKRAVGALPTGSPGWQRAQDVLLASERSVKRKR, from the coding sequence ATGGCTTTTGACCGCGTATCCCGGCTGGCGTCAATCCCGGCCCTGGTTCTGGTGACCGCGCTCTGGCTGGTCACGGCCGGTACCGCATCGGCCATCACCCTGTTGCGCGATCCCGATATCGAAAACGGGCTGGAGGAGCTGGCCTTTCCCATCCTGCGCGCCGCCGGGCTGAACCCGCGCCGGGTCAAGCTGTTGGTGGTGGATGACAGTTCGCTCAACGCTTTTGTGCTGGATCACAATGCCATCTTCATCCATTCCGGCCTGATCCAGAAGGTCGCCCGCGCCGATATCTTGCAAGCGGTGATCGCGCATGAGGCAGCCCATATCGCCAATGGCCATATCGCCCGACGGATCGGCAATTTCGAGAATGCACAGACCCTGTCCAAGCTGGGCCTGGCCCTGTCCCTGATCGCGGCGGCGGCCGGCAGCGGCGATGCGGCCGCCGGGATCGCCGCAGGCACGCAAAGCTCGGCCCTGCGCGGGTTTCTGAAACATACAAGGGCCGAGGAGTCGGCGGCGGACAACTCCGCCGCCAGCTATCTGCGCTGGTCCGACATATCGCTGCGCGGGCTGGTCGACCTGCACCGCACCTTTGCCGGGCAGGAATTGCTCAGCGTCGGGCGGCAGGACCCCTATATGCAGTCCCACCCGCTGACCCGCGACCGCATCCGCAATGCCGAGGCCTTCTTGCAATCCTATGGCGACAAGGCCCCCGGGAACCCCAATGCCGAATACTGGTTCGCGCGCGTGCGTGGCAAGCTTTCGGCCTTTTCGCGCAGCTCGAAATGGACATTGGGTCGCGCCGCCGAAGAGCAGCATCGCGACATCCGCCTGATGCGCGAGGCGATCGCCTGGCACCGCGACCGCAATCTGGCCCGCGCCCGCGCCGCCATCGACGGCGCCATCGCGCTGCGCCCCGAGGATCCTTACTATGTGGAACTCAAGGGCCAGATCCTGATGGAACACCGGCAGACCCAATCCGCCGTCGCCACCTATAAACAGGCGGTGGACCTTGCCCCCAACAACGCGCTGATCCTGGCGGGGTATGGTCGCGCGCTGCTGAGCGCCGGACAGGACCGCGCCGCGCTGGACGTGCTGGAACGCGCCCGCGCCCGCGAATATCGCGACCTGCGCATGTTGCGCGATCTGGCCGTTGCCTATGCCAAGCTTGGCAATGACGGCATGGCCTCGATGGTGACCGCCGAACGCTATGCACTTCAGGGTCGGCCCGAAGACGCCCTTATTCACGCCAAACGCGCTGTTGGCGCCCTGCCCACCGGATCCCCTGGTTGGCAACGGGCGCAGGATGTGCTGTTGGCATCGGAACGCTCAGTAAAAAGGAA